The following are encoded together in the Marmota flaviventris isolate mMarFla1 chromosome 18, mMarFla1.hap1, whole genome shotgun sequence genome:
- the LOC114097331 gene encoding protein FAM187B-like, which yields MLATLCLVSFSFPILWAQTLISCSYKSLCQKALLSGNDIVLHCDHKAALWYFSSILGENIFLLNSWPNIKKLPGGSLQLTKPQPSQAGLFRCEDSANALIVEYEIDFQDATTLHITHKDLGQKPLQNETLNLGGEVFIFTHWEPWQDCNRCEEPGERKRLGYCYVEEPPEKPMPCWLYLRDEKVQYSRLRPEMQVERCLVPCDPGKEIKQPFFIYDIYQLGKLTNHMWLTCPLASICR from the coding sequence ATGTTGGCCACCCTGTGTCTGGTTAGTTTTTCTTTCCCCATTCTGTGGGCCCAGACGTTAATCAGCTGTTCCTACAAGAGTCTGTGCCAGAAGGCACTGCTCTCGGGCAATGATATCGTCCTGCATTGTGACCATAAGGCGGCACTCTggtatttttcttccattcttggGGAGAATATCTTCTTGCTTAACTCATGGCCTAATATAAAGAAACTTCCTGGGGGCAGCCTGCAATTGACCAAGCCTCAGCCCTCGCAGGCAGGCCTCTTTCGCTGTGAGGACAGTGCCAACGCCCTCATAGTAGAATATGAGATTGATTTCCAGGATGCCACCACCCTGCATATCACACACAAAGACCTGGGCCAAAAGCCCCTGCAGAATGAAACTCTGAACCTAGGTGGCGAGGTATTTATTTTTACCCACTGGGAGCCCTGGCAGGACTGTAACCGCTGTGAGGAGCCAGGCGAACGCAAGCGCCTGGGGTACTGCTATGTTGAGGAGCCCCCGGAAAAACCCATGCCCTGCTGGCTCTACCTGAGGGATGAGAAGGTGCAATACAGCCGCTTGCGGCCCGAGATGCAGGTGGAAagatgccttgttccctgtgacCCCGGCAAGGAAATCAAACAGCCATTCTTCATCTATGACATTTACCAGCTGGGCAAGTTGACCAACCACATGTGGCTCACCTGCCCCTTGGCTTCCATCTGCAGGTGA
- the LOC114097399 gene encoding protein FAM187B-like → MLSTLWLLLSFAVPVRGIYKFVSCPHGKQCQKALLSSNDLLLQCSSAGAHWYYFFLQTRSGWTTTNTSVSNMVTTPVGHLLIRDPLPSQTGIYSCWNKNGTQETQYEIDFQDVSSLHITHKSLDQDPLHNESLELGRQETVFTHWEPWQDCNRCDVPGERKRLGYCYIQEPQEEPVPCGIFLGQAKLKSNRLRPEMQVEACLVPCDPQHSYRHEYTIFDSFSFSKESEALWLTCSLGSIYRPIMWEVNGIPLTWRGQLIGQGMNTVLDTSTGGRQLQIFQPATYKCYVHQEFMAQFSPVVGPEALEEQNKKEEQQWQVGKVLVPPKEADLVLKGLKLMLLMVFVLALAGLLFRVFHPAWDKRKNSVLLVK, encoded by the exons ATGCTAAGTACCCTGTGGCTGCTGCTCAGCTTTGCTGTCCCGGTGCGGGGGATCTACAAATTTGTCAGCTGTCCCCATGGCAAGCAATGCCAGAAGGCCCTGCTGTCCAGCAATGACCTACTCCTGCAATGCAGCTCTGCTGGGGCACACTGGTACTACTTCTTCCTGCAGACCAGGAGTGGCTGGACCACCACCAACACCAGTGTTTCCAATATGGTCACGACGCCCGTAGGTCACCTTCTCATTAGAGACCCTCTGCCCTCCCAGACCGGCATCTACAGCTGCTGGAACAAGAATGGCACCCAAGAGACACAGTACGAGATTGATTTTCAGGATGTTAGTTCCCTGCATATCACACACAAAAGCCTGGACCAAGATCCCCTGCACAACGAGTCCCTGGAACTGGGTCGTCAGGAGACGGTCTTCACGCACTGGGAGCCCTGGCAGGACTGTAACCGCTGCGACGTGCCCGGGGAGCGCAAGCGCTTGGGCTACTGCTACATCCAGGAGCCCCAGGAGGAGCCCGTCCCCTGTGGGATCTTTCTGGGACAGGCCAAGTTGAAGTCCAACCGCTTGCGGCCCGAGATGCAGGTGGAAGCCTGTTTGGTGCCCTGCGACCCTCAACACTCCTACCGCCACGAGTACACCATCTTTGACAGTTTCAGTTTCAGCAAGGAGTCGGAAGCTCTGTGGCTCACCTGCTCCTTAGGATCCATCTACAG GCCCATCATGTGGGAAGTCAACGGCATCCCCTTAACTTGGCGGGGCCAGCTGATCGGCCAGGGCATGAACACCGTCCTGGACACCTCCACCGGCGGCAGGCAGCTGCAGATCTTCCAGCCGGCCACGTACAAGTGCTACGTCCACCAGGAGTTCATGGCCCAGTTCAGCCCCGTGGTGGGTCCCGAGGCCCTGGAGGAGCAGAACAAGAAGGAGGAGCAGCAGTGGCAGGTGGGCAAGGTCCTGGTCCCGCCCAAGGAGGCCGACTTGGTTCTCAAGGGGCTGAAGCTGATGCTGCTCATGGTCTTCGTCCTGGCCCTGGCCGGGCTTCTCTTCAGGGTCTTCCATCCTGCCTGGGACAAGAGGAAGAACTCCGTCCTGCTGGTGAAATAA